One Salvia splendens isolate huo1 chromosome 22, SspV2, whole genome shotgun sequence DNA segment encodes these proteins:
- the LOC121785704 gene encoding protein DENND6A-like, protein MSRSPSFSLKSEPAPVIDEKSLQQWVAAFCIIRFDLEQGQLIEECYPPGCLTQSEELEVSFNSFPDSVSQHHNRSSIHDCIFFFRTKRARNLQASSVASTEIVEVVDNKISPQKPIGKNQISYNSRFLYGFVFNRQRHDERLKRGGEQKSVVILSYSPYTSVFRPLLQIMGPLYFDIGNKALNYIAAYVSKWPTPVPGQLMELPIGNASLKVNLPPSHCLTSNSGLFDDSASSLAPLLPSNLSVPQGLFHDSDLFGTFRGLLLQLWKLWELLLLGEPILIIAPTPPQCSEAVSGLVSLVAPLLLSVDFRPYFTIHDPEFASLNSLPQGFSFPPMILGVTNLFFLKALRNMPHIISVGNPASNSSRHPFGSKTAAGTPPGQNVSLKRFTPANFLNAVKLKRDGPLCLMTEHKEAVWTNYAGVTKPDTSILNRLIDAGLSPRVEESMSVVNNDILRRHFLELTTNFLAPFGPYFRPSTPSETSSPFSDPPPLPTFNAEEFLESLSARGPGKFLLKRMKSNWLDLYRQFLKGYNFLPWFRRKRAVAEQEQYKLWRQARVKTNIHQLISRMSELETVDSFNAIERHLYGEMQYGRENEDSEAVCNKLKKDLQIVFNMLPKDMQQLLIMNPDRASLLQETHEYSGLPEHTHPSDGVLSSVSLR, encoded by the exons ATGAGCCGGTCACCATCATTTTCTCTCAAGTCAGAGCCTGCACCAGTAATTGATGAAAAATCTTTGCAACAATGGGTGGCTGCATTTTGCATCATCAGGTTTGATCTTGAGCAGGGTCAGCTAATAGAGGAGTGTTATCCTCCTGGTTGTCTTACCCAAAGTGAGGAGCTTGAAGTCTCTTTTAATTCTTTCCCGGATTCAGTTTCACAGCATCATAATCGCTCAAGCATCCATGATTGTATATTCTTTTTCCGCACAAAGAGAGCGAGAAACCTTCAAGCTTCGAGTGTAGCATCTACAGAAATCGTTGAAGTAGTAGATAATAAAATATCCCCCCAAAAGCCAATAGGTAAAAACCAAATCAGCTATAACTCCCGATTCTTGTATGGCTTTGTGTTTAATAGACAGAGACATGATGAGAGACTAAAACGTGGAGGTGAGCAAAAATCTGTGGTTATTCTTTCTTACAGTCCATACACGAGTGTGTTTAGACCTTTATTACAAATTATGGGGCCATTGTACTTTGACATTGGAAACAAGGCACTTAATTACATTGCTGCTTATGTATCCAAGTGGCCAACACCTGTGCCTGGTCAACTAATGGAACTTCCTATTGGGAATGCATCACTAAAAGTGAATCTGCCACCTTCTCATTGTTTGACATCAAATAGTGGGCTTTTCGACGACTCTGCTTCCTCACTTGCTCCTCTTCTCCCCTCAAATCTATCAGTTCCTCAGGGCCTATTTCACGATTCAGATCTTTTTGGTACATTTCGTGGACTCTTACTGCAACTTTGGAAGCTGTGGGAACTTCTACTTTTGGGGGAACCCATCTTAATAATAGCACCAACACCTCCCCAATGTTCTGAAGCTGTTTCTGGTCTGGTTAGTTTGGTTGCCCCACTTCTTTTGAGTGTTGATTTCAGACCCTACTTTACCATTCACGACCCAGAATTTGCCAGTTTGAACTCTCTTCCTCAGGGTTTCTCTTTTCCTCCAATGATTCTAGGTGTGACAAACCTTTTCTTCTTAAAGGCACTGCGTAATATGCCTCACATAATTTCAGTTGGAAATCCCGCTTCAAATTCTAGTCGCCATCCTTTTGGTTCTAAGACAGCTGCAGGAACTCCGCCTGGTCAAAATGTTTCTTTGAAGAGGTTTACCCCTGCAAACTTCTTGAATGCTGTGAAGCTGAAGAGAGATGGTCCTCTGTGTCTAATGACAGAGCACAAAGAAGCTGTATGGACGAATTATGCTGGAGTGACAAAGCCAGATACATCTATCCTGAATAGACTTATTGATGCTGGACTGTCTCCCAGGGTTGAGGAGTCGATGTCGGTTGTCAACAATGATATACTACGTCGCCATTTTTTGGAGTTGACAACAAACTTCTTGGCTCCTTTTGGTCCATATTTTAGACCAAGTACACCTTCAGAAACATCATCTCCATTTTCCGATCCCCCTCCTTTACCCACATTCAATGCCGAGGAGTTCTTGGAGAGTTTGTCTGCCAGAGGTCCTGGAAAGTTTTTGTTGAAACGGATGAAGTCAAATTGGCTGGATCTTTACAG GCAGTTTCTAAAAGGGTATAATTTTCTCCCTTGGTTCCGAAGAAAACGTGCTgttgctgagcaagaacaataTAAATTGTGGAGGCAAGCTAGAGTCAAGACCAATATACATCAGTTAATAAGTAGAATGTCAGAGTTGGAAACTGTTGATTCCTTCAATGCAATTGAGAGGCACCTTTATGGAGAAATGCAG TATGgaagagaaaatgaagattCAGAAGCAGTCTGTAACAAGTTAAAGAAAGATCTACAAATAGTTTTCAATATGCTGCCAAAAGACATGCAACAGCTTCTGATTATGAACCCAGACAGGGCATCTCTTCTACAAGAAACCCATGAGTACTCTGGGCTTCCTGAACATACTCATCCATCAGACGGTGTATTGTCCTCCGTGTCATTAAGATGA
- the LOC121787246 gene encoding transcription factor MYBS1-like, whose product MSGTSRGWSGAGWSREEEKAFENGIAMHWKEECREQSWTKIASMVPTKSILELKHHYLLLIEDVAAIEAGNVPLPDYNPTTAAVSSSLTSTTTYKDPFHHKDKPFSNSSFSPVDPPKGGGGSSRSDQERRKGIPWTEEEHRLFLLGLDKFGKGDWRSISRNFVISRTPTQVASHAQKYFIRLNSINRDRRRSSIHDITSSDNPSAAHLPPPLITGQHAHPPPPATMKHHQRPNMHGLGMYGGAPVGQPVAVPPGRHMASAVGTPVMMPQGHHHHPPYVLPVGCPMPPPPPPPMN is encoded by the exons atgtCGGGCACGAGCAGAGGTTGGTCGGGGGCAGGGTGGAGCAGGGAAGAGGAAAAAGCGTTCGAGAATGGCATTGCGATGCACTGGAAGGAGGAATGCAGGGAGCAGAGCTGGACCAAGATTGCTTCAATGGTCCCCACTAAAAGCATTTTAGAATTGAAGCATCACTACCTGCTTCTGATTGAAGATGTTGCTGCCATTGAAGCTGGGAATGTGCCATTGCCTGATTACAATCCCACCACTGCAGCAGTTTCATCTTCATTAACATCCACCACTACTTATAAGGACCCCTTTCATCACAAAGACAAGCCCTTTTCAAACTCTAGCTTCTCCCCAGTCGACCCGCCCAAGGGTGGCGGAGGCTCCAGCCGTTCAGACCAAGAACGGCGCAAGGGGATTCCCTGGACCGAAGAGGAGCACAG GCTATTTTTACTGGGATTGGACAAGTTTGGGAAAGGGGATTGGAGGAGCATTTCAAGAAACTTTGTGATTTCAAGAACTCCAACACAAGTGGCAAGCCATGCTCAAAAGTATTTCATCCGTTTGAACTCCATCAACAGGGACAGGAGGAGGTCCAGCATCCACGACATCACCAGCAGCGACAACCCATCAGCGGCCCACCTGCCGCCGCCTCTTATAACCGGCCAACATGCccatccaccaccaccagccacAATGAAGCATCATCAGAGGCCAAACATGCATGGATTAGGCATGTACGGTGGAGCACCAGTGGGGCAGCCGGTGGCTGTTCCTCCTGGCCGTCACATGGCATCTGCAGTCGGCACTCCTGTAATGATGCCCCAGGGGCATCACCACCACCCACCTTATGTTCTTCCGGTCGGCTGTCCCATGccgcctccaccaccgccacccaTGAATTAA